In Geminocystis sp. NIES-3709, a single genomic region encodes these proteins:
- the radA gene encoding DNA repair protein RadA, producing MGKTRTVYICNACGAESSQWFGKCPSCGVYGTLEEEISNNNNNSNGNFSRAGWQSQNRSQAKKETPAQPRISVKFSDITEEEQPRMNSGYQELDRVLGGGIVPGSLVLIGGDPGIGKSTLLLQTANQLAIRFPRILYVSAEESGQQVKLRASRLGVGLIKDNLTNGNQNLSIETNLYILPETDLEEILRELESLKPQVAIIDSIQTLHLSTLNSAPGSVSQVRECTSALMQVAKRESITLFIVGHVTKEGAIAGPRVLEHLVDTVLYFEGDRYASHRLLRSVKNRFGATHEIGIFEMVDHGLDEVTNPSELFLSNRDEQAPGTATIVSCEGTRSIVVELQALVSPTSYTSPRRSTTGVDYNRLQQILAVLEKRVGIPLSKLDAYVASAGGLAVEEPAADLGMAIAIVASFRDRVVDARTVLIGEIGLGGQVRLVSQMELRLKEAAKLGFKRAIVPKGQTYPSDLGLEIICVSKVIQAIVVAIPTNQTDEEEPES from the coding sequence ATGGGAAAAACCAGAACTGTTTATATCTGTAATGCTTGTGGTGCAGAATCATCTCAGTGGTTTGGTAAATGCCCTAGTTGTGGTGTGTACGGTACTTTAGAAGAAGAAATTTCTAATAACAATAATAATAGTAATGGTAATTTTAGCCGTGCCGGTTGGCAATCTCAAAATCGTAGCCAAGCAAAAAAAGAAACCCCTGCACAACCTCGAATTTCTGTAAAATTTTCTGATATTACAGAAGAAGAACAGCCCCGTATGAATTCTGGTTATCAAGAATTAGATCGAGTTTTAGGTGGAGGAATCGTTCCGGGTTCATTAGTACTCATAGGAGGAGATCCGGGTATTGGTAAATCAACTTTATTGTTACAAACAGCTAATCAATTAGCAATACGTTTTCCTCGTATTTTGTATGTTTCCGCCGAAGAATCTGGGCAACAGGTCAAATTAAGGGCTTCTCGTTTAGGAGTAGGATTGATAAAAGATAATTTGACTAATGGTAATCAAAATCTCTCGATCGAAACTAACTTATATATTTTACCCGAAACGGATTTAGAAGAAATATTGCGAGAGTTAGAATCTCTAAAACCTCAAGTTGCCATTATTGACAGTATTCAAACCCTACATCTTTCCACTCTTAATTCTGCTCCCGGTTCAGTTTCTCAAGTAAGAGAATGTACTTCTGCTTTGATGCAAGTAGCCAAACGAGAAAGTATTACTCTATTTATAGTCGGTCATGTTACAAAAGAAGGTGCGATTGCAGGGCCTAGGGTATTAGAGCATTTAGTCGATACAGTATTATATTTTGAAGGCGATCGATATGCTTCCCATCGTTTGTTAAGATCTGTAAAAAATCGTTTTGGTGCTACCCATGAAATTGGTATTTTTGAAATGGTAGATCACGGTTTAGATGAAGTGACGAACCCTTCAGAACTCTTTTTAAGTAACCGAGATGAACAAGCACCCGGTACAGCTACGATTGTCTCTTGTGAAGGTACTAGATCGATCGTAGTGGAATTACAAGCCTTAGTTAGTCCTACCAGTTACACTTCTCCTCGTCGATCGACTACAGGCGTTGATTATAATAGACTACAACAAATTTTAGCAGTATTAGAAAAAAGAGTCGGTATTCCTCTGTCAAAATTAGATGCTTATGTAGCGTCGGCTGGAGGTTTGGCCGTAGAAGAGCCGGCCGCAGATTTAGGTATGGCAATTGCCATTGTCGCTAGTTTTCGCGATCGAGTAGTCGATGCTCGTACAGTATTAATCGGAGAAATCGGATTAGGAGGACAAGTGCGTTTAGTATCGCAAATGGAGCTAAGATTAAAAGAAGCGGCGAAATTAGGCTTTAAACGGGCGATCGTGCCTAAAGGTCAAACTTATCCTAGTGATTTAGGCTTAGAAATCATCTGTGTCAGTAAAGTAATTCAAGCGATCGTAGTTGCAATTCCTACAAATCAAACCGATGAAGAAGAGCCAGAATCTTAA
- a CDS encoding DUF3769 domain-containing protein gives MIPIVSSLLIVTTPYNFDGSELPEFDHNSSSVILADEDTISIEPSIEHKPFSKEENILLPHQKDLIKHENTNNQSSSTDISQYLSSPDISNVEDGNKKSSVDIAQKKSSPKVIEPKIPDSESLHLISQATLSSKNTEFNPIPIPVENPPQIKAEELGKPLSLTTNNSSSLRIDTKSTLKFNTTKRLITTSRKGKSHQFNFDLRSSSFEVVQNNSINNDSPSNLLNVVEILADEQEYLDQQQIIKARGNVVIRFSNGILIADQVLVNLVDRIAVAEGNVTLERGEQSLRGDRFEYYFVQDQGVIFNANGEIYQPSLSQDFRGQTANNPLPQQPLSWQFEVNQPLRKVVSAEGFSFAVGSIREYSLVQGDQTSGSVSTGGQVNRFRFQAERVDFDSDSWDATNIRITNDPFSPPEFEIRADTAKLRNISPFQDELTTTNSRLVFDQRVSIPLFQDRLIFDRRDRRPGLFSIGFDGEDLGGLYIERDFEIYTDEKTIFTLTPQILLQRAFFPDSFVDDNAINPDDNGGLFNPSSYGLVANLITDFNDRTNLTSILNFTGLDLDNIDNRLRATVQLNYKIGNLQAPYNTSLQYNYRDRLFNGSLGFQTVQQSYGLIATSPYYQIGKSSFGFVYQGSIQNVTADTDRRELLGENPRDNLTNLTRFQAAGILNGNILLWSGQSLPATPEEGLKYTSTPVAPYLSFNTGLTGVSSYYSNGDLQPTLTATVGLQGQFGHFSNPFFDYTGFNVSFSQGFRGDQSPFYFDRFADDQVLSLGLTQQLYGPIRAGLQSFINVKTNQEISTDYFIEYSRRTHNIIIRYNPVLEIGSVNLRISDFNWDGNAAPFGGTGIRPVVDGVTRND, from the coding sequence ATGATTCCTATTGTTAGCAGTCTATTAATTGTCACGACTCCCTATAATTTTGATGGATCTGAATTGCCAGAATTTGACCATAATTCCTCATCCGTCATACTAGCTGATGAAGATACTATTTCGATCGAGCCTAGTATCGAACATAAGCCTTTTTCCAAAGAAGAAAATATTTTATTACCTCATCAGAAAGATTTAATCAAACACGAAAATACAAATAACCAATCTTCTTCTACAGACATCTCTCAATACTTATCAAGTCCTGATATTAGTAATGTTGAGGATGGTAATAAAAAATCTTCTGTGGATATTGCTCAAAAAAAATCATCTCCCAAAGTAATTGAACCTAAAATTCCTGACTCAGAATCTTTACATTTAATCTCTCAAGCAACTTTATCCTCTAAAAATACAGAGTTTAATCCGATACCTATTCCCGTAGAAAATCCACCTCAAATCAAGGCTGAAGAATTAGGAAAACCTCTGAGTTTAACAACGAATAATTCATCATCTTTGAGGATAGATACAAAATCAACTTTGAAGTTCAATACCACTAAAAGACTAATTACCACCTCACGCAAAGGTAAGTCTCATCAATTCAATTTTGATTTACGTTCATCTTCTTTTGAAGTTGTACAAAATAATTCCATTAATAATGATTCTCCTTCTAATCTTCTCAATGTGGTAGAAATTTTGGCTGACGAGCAGGAATATTTAGATCAACAACAAATTATTAAAGCTAGGGGAAATGTTGTTATTCGTTTCTCTAATGGTATTTTAATCGCTGATCAAGTATTAGTTAATCTCGTCGATCGTATTGCTGTAGCCGAAGGTAATGTGACTTTAGAAAGAGGAGAACAAAGTTTACGAGGCGATCGTTTTGAGTATTACTTTGTACAAGATCAAGGAGTCATATTTAACGCCAATGGTGAAATATATCAACCCAGTCTTAGTCAAGATTTTCGAGGACAAACCGCCAATAATCCTTTACCTCAACAACCTCTAAGTTGGCAATTTGAAGTAAATCAACCCTTAAGAAAAGTGGTGTCAGCAGAAGGTTTTAGTTTTGCCGTAGGTAGCATTAGAGAATATTCTTTAGTACAAGGGGATCAAACTTCTGGAAGTGTTTCAACAGGGGGACAAGTTAATCGTTTTCGTTTTCAGGCAGAAAGAGTGGACTTTGATAGTGATAGTTGGGATGCGACTAATATTCGTATTACTAATGATCCTTTTTCTCCTCCAGAGTTTGAAATTAGGGCGGATACTGCCAAATTAAGGAATATATCGCCTTTTCAAGATGAATTAACCACCACAAATTCTCGTTTAGTATTTGATCAACGAGTTTCGATTCCTTTATTTCAAGATCGCTTGATTTTCGATCGACGCGATCGCAGACCCGGATTATTCTCCATTGGTTTTGACGGAGAAGACTTAGGGGGTTTATATATCGAGAGAGATTTTGAAATTTACACCGACGAGAAAACCATTTTTACCCTTACCCCTCAAATCCTATTACAAAGAGCATTTTTCCCCGATTCTTTTGTGGATGATAACGCCATTAACCCTGATGATAATGGAGGTTTATTTAATCCCTCTAGTTATGGTTTAGTAGCTAATTTAATTACGGATTTTAACGATCGAACCAACTTAACTTCAATCCTAAACTTTACAGGCTTAGACTTAGATAATATTGATAATCGTCTTCGAGCCACTGTCCAATTAAACTATAAAATAGGTAATCTCCAAGCACCTTACAATACAAGTTTACAATACAACTATCGAGATAGACTTTTTAACGGTTCTTTAGGATTTCAAACCGTACAACAAAGTTATGGACTTATAGCAACTTCTCCCTATTATCAAATTGGAAAATCTAGTTTCGGTTTCGTCTATCAAGGTTCGATTCAAAACGTTACTGCTGATACCGATCGACGAGAATTATTAGGAGAGAATCCCAGAGATAATCTAACTAATCTTACCCGTTTTCAAGCCGCAGGGATCTTAAACGGAAACATTTTATTATGGAGTGGGCAATCTCTCCCGGCAACCCCAGAAGAAGGCTTAAAATATACTTCTACTCCAGTAGCACCTTATCTCAGTTTTAATACAGGATTAACGGGGGTAAGTAGCTATTACAGTAACGGGGATCTTCAACCCACTCTTACTGCAACAGTAGGATTACAAGGACAATTTGGACATTTTTCCAATCCTTTCTTTGACTATACTGGTTTTAATGTAAGTTTTAGTCAAGGTTTTAGGGGTGATCAATCCCCATTCTATTTCGATCGATTTGCGGATGATCAAGTGTTATCATTAGGATTGACCCAACAACTCTATGGGCCTATTAGAGCAGGATTACAAAGTTTTATCAACGTGAAAACTAATCAAGAAATCAGTACCGATTATTTTATTGAATATAGTCGTCGTACTCATAATATTATCATTCGTTATAATCCTGTCTTAGAAATTGGCTCAGTTAATTTACGCATCAGTGACTTTAACTGGGATGGTAATGCCGCACCCTTTGGAGGTACAGGTATTCGCCCTGTTGTAGATGGAGTTACTAGAAATGATTAA
- a CDS encoding FHA domain-containing protein: MITLTLLHPLKSVAVQKWNFEPNSVIRIGRANDNDVVLYSAVVSRHHLEIRPRGDDWALVNLGSNGTFINGKKINKVLVKDGMIIRLASSGPKIKITLSQEVESDTSKQGQQSKRQPLTSKDISKETVMN, translated from the coding sequence GTGATTACCTTAACTCTATTACATCCTCTCAAATCAGTTGCAGTTCAAAAATGGAACTTTGAACCTAATTCAGTAATAAGAATTGGACGGGCTAATGATAATGATGTAGTCTTATATAGTGCTGTTGTCTCTCGTCATCATCTCGAAATTAGACCTAGAGGAGATGATTGGGCTTTGGTTAATTTAGGTTCAAATGGTACTTTCATCAACGGTAAAAAAATTAATAAAGTTTTGGTAAAAGATGGGATGATCATAAGATTGGCAAGTTCTGGCCCTAAAATTAAAATTACCCTAAGTCAAGAAGTAGAATCAGATACCAGTAAACAAGGGCAACAATCAAAACGACAACCCTTAACTAGCAAAGATATTTCTAAAGAAACAGTAATGAATTAA
- the hemF gene encoding oxygen-dependent coproporphyrinogen oxidase produces MNTATTSETNVNQSPTLPPEDAKARVSQFMQTLQDEICTGLEKLDGKGKFKEDSWQREEGGGGRSRVMTDGNIFEQGGVNFSEVWGNNLPPSILQQRPEAEGHSFYATGTSMVLHPKNPYIPTVHLNYRYFEAGPVWWFGGGADLTPYYPFAEDAKHFHSTFKQTCDRHNPEYYPVFKRWCDEYFYLKHRNETRGIGGLFFDYQDGTGVLYKGSHKDKSAAVYSNSLPPQNHRTWEDLFSFIQDCGRTFLPAYVPIAEKRHDMEYSDRERQFQLYRRGRYVEFNLVYDRGTIFGLQTNGRTESILMSLPPLVRWEYGYQPEPNTPEAELYEVFLKPQNWAE; encoded by the coding sequence ATGAACACCGCAACCACATCTGAAACTAACGTTAATCAATCACCTACTTTACCTCCAGAGGATGCAAAAGCCAGAGTTAGTCAATTTATGCAAACTCTTCAAGATGAAATTTGTACTGGGTTAGAAAAACTAGACGGCAAGGGTAAATTTAAAGAAGATAGTTGGCAAAGAGAAGAGGGTGGTGGAGGTCGATCGAGAGTGATGACCGATGGTAATATATTTGAACAGGGTGGAGTCAATTTTTCTGAAGTTTGGGGTAATAATCTACCCCCTAGTATTCTACAACAAAGACCTGAAGCTGAGGGACATTCTTTTTATGCCACGGGTACATCTATGGTATTGCATCCTAAAAACCCTTATATTCCTACAGTACACCTTAATTATCGCTATTTTGAAGCTGGCCCTGTATGGTGGTTTGGTGGTGGTGCTGATTTAACACCCTATTATCCTTTTGCTGAGGATGCTAAACATTTTCATTCTACTTTTAAACAGACCTGCGATCGACATAATCCTGAATATTATCCTGTCTTTAAACGCTGGTGTGATGAATATTTTTACCTCAAACATCGCAACGAAACTAGGGGTATTGGTGGTCTATTCTTTGATTATCAAGATGGGACAGGAGTGTTATACAAAGGATCTCATAAAGATAAATCTGCGGCAGTTTATAGTAATTCCTTACCACCTCAAAATCATCGCACATGGGAGGACTTATTTTCTTTTATTCAAGACTGTGGTAGAACTTTTCTCCCCGCTTATGTGCCTATTGCTGAAAAACGTCATGATATGGAGTATAGCGATCGAGAACGACAGTTTCAATTATATCGTCGAGGGCGCTATGTAGAATTTAACCTAGTTTACGATCGAGGCACAATATTTGGTTTACAGACTAATGGACGAACAGAATCCATTTTAATGTCATTACCTCCGTTAGTGCGTTGGGAATACGGCTATCAACCAGAACCGAATACCCCTGAAGCAGAATTATATGAAGTGTTCTTAAAACCCCAAAATTGGGCAGAATAA
- a CDS encoding MFS transporter: MGNNNQLWRQVWSIALLQGVISLSWLIYRLYIPQFFKSFGFSLAVISAIFLLENFLSAITEPLFGFLSDRVEKSKLTRLPIIILGIILSSILFISLPILIVFKGFTWLLPILAVMWALAMTIFRTPVMALLGELAVSSNLPLSQTISTLVVVSGVIGAFRVIITPILLDLGAVFCFSLASFSLLGSALYLRWLFFPFKVVNSEKKSSLLPFFTSISLVGIGVSIAMGIRVLLPYVNNFHENKLTTLFILLILAFMALPTGKIASKLNSKVALLIGLFFCIIALFCFNISLQLFAMIGILIVFFGFNFLMNGTIPYALSVSNMGQYGLAIGFYFGGFNLGMGLFDYFFPTFNSLSPLTKLTIGFFSFLLGFILVLGENSNTE, encoded by the coding sequence ATGGGTAATAATAATCAGTTATGGAGACAAGTTTGGTCGATCGCACTTTTACAGGGGGTGATTAGTTTATCATGGCTAATTTATCGTTTATATATCCCTCAATTTTTTAAATCTTTTGGATTTTCCTTAGCAGTAATTAGTGCTATTTTTCTGTTAGAAAACTTCTTAAGTGCCATTACTGAACCTCTATTTGGTTTTTTGTCTGATCGAGTAGAAAAATCAAAATTAACCCGTTTACCTATCATTATTTTAGGGATTATTTTATCTTCAATATTATTTATTTCTTTACCGATTTTAATAGTATTTAAAGGATTTACTTGGTTACTACCAATTCTTGCGGTAATGTGGGCTTTGGCTATGACAATTTTTCGCACTCCAGTGATGGCATTACTAGGAGAACTAGCGGTGTCCTCTAATTTACCTTTATCTCAAACTATTAGTACTTTAGTCGTAGTTAGTGGAGTAATTGGTGCTTTTCGAGTAATTATCACTCCCATCTTACTGGATTTAGGTGCAGTTTTTTGTTTTTCTCTTGCCTCTTTTTCTTTATTAGGTTCAGCACTTTATTTGAGATGGTTATTTTTCCCTTTTAAAGTAGTTAATTCAGAAAAAAAATCTTCCCTATTACCCTTTTTTACCTCAATTTCTTTAGTAGGAATTGGAGTAAGTATTGCTATGGGAATAAGAGTTTTATTACCTTATGTTAATAACTTTCATGAGAATAAATTAACAACTTTATTTATTTTATTAATATTAGCATTTATGGCATTACCTACAGGTAAAATAGCTTCTAAACTTAATTCAAAAGTAGCCTTATTAATAGGTTTATTTTTCTGCATCATAGCTTTATTCTGCTTTAATATTTCTCTACAATTATTTGCCATGATAGGAATTTTAATTGTCTTTTTTGGATTTAATTTTCTGATGAATGGCACGATCCCTTATGCTTTATCTGTCTCTAATATGGGACAATATGGTTTAGCAATAGGGTTTTATTTTGGTGGTTTTAATTTAGGAATGGGTTTATTTGATTATTTTTTCCCTACTTTCAATAGTTTATCGCCATTAACCAAATTAACGATCGGGTTTTTCTCTTTTTTGTTGGGTTTTATATTAGTTTTAGGGGAAAATTCTAACACTGAATAA
- a CDS encoding extracellular solute-binding protein, which produces MNRRSFLWSIGSISLASLLSGCESQYDLQVSLLQNSIPIQLIASLQKESKRLGIVNFQPQLTIDDIYKLLITWQEKKENNSSPHDLVTLGDFWLKDAIAKKLIEPLELSNLSHWDSIPPRFQNLMKRDREGKLNPNGQLWGAPYRWGYTMIAYRKDKFEALGWQPQDWDDLWRSQIQHRISLLNQPREIIGLILKKLGHSYNTPNINAIPEIRSQLASLHQQVKFYDSINYLQPLILGDTWLAVGWSTDILPIVETHRDIEAIIPRSGTSLWTDIWVKPKREKNEQDKLKKILDLINFCWETKSAKQINLFTNGISPLELKGKSNPKIPKMSPEILAKSDFIEPLSTEDLQQYNNLLLQI; this is translated from the coding sequence ATGAATCGTCGTTCTTTTTTGTGGAGTATTGGTAGTATATCCCTTGCTTCTCTTTTGTCAGGTTGTGAGAGTCAATATGATCTTCAGGTATCTTTACTTCAAAACTCAATTCCTATACAGTTAATTGCATCACTGCAAAAAGAGTCTAAAAGATTAGGTATTGTTAATTTTCAACCTCAGTTAACGATCGATGATATATATAAATTATTGATAACATGGCAGGAAAAAAAAGAAAATAACTCCTCCCCCCATGATTTAGTGACATTGGGTGATTTTTGGTTAAAAGATGCGATCGCCAAAAAATTAATTGAACCTTTGGAATTAAGTAATTTGAGTCATTGGGATAGTATCCCCCCTCGATTTCAAAATCTGATGAAAAGAGATAGGGAAGGAAAATTAAATCCTAATGGACAATTATGGGGTGCGCCTTATCGTTGGGGATATACCATGATTGCTTATCGTAAGGATAAATTTGAGGCTTTGGGATGGCAACCGCAGGATTGGGACGATTTGTGGCGATCGCAAATTCAACACCGCATATCTTTGTTGAATCAACCGAGAGAAATTATTGGCTTAATCTTGAAAAAATTAGGACATTCTTACAACACCCCTAATATTAACGCTATTCCCGAAATTCGATCACAATTAGCTAGTTTACATCAACAGGTTAAATTTTATGACTCTATTAATTATCTACAACCTTTAATATTGGGAGATACATGGTTAGCAGTAGGATGGTCAACAGATATATTACCAATAGTTGAAACCCATAGAGATATTGAAGCAATCATACCTCGATCGGGTACATCATTATGGACAGATATATGGGTAAAACCGAAACGAGAAAAAAATGAGCAAGACAAATTGAAAAAAATATTAGACTTAATTAACTTTTGTTGGGAAACCAAATCAGCAAAACAAATTAATCTATTTACCAATGGAATATCACCCTTGGAATTAAAGGGAAAAAGTAATCCCAAAATCCCGAAAATGTCCCCAGAAATCTTGGCAAAAAGTGATTTTATTGAGCCTTTATCAACTGAAGATCTACAACAATACAATAACTTATTGCTTCAAATTTAG
- a CDS encoding glycosyltransferase family 4 protein — MVQEKTRVLFIHPNFPAQFRHLAMKMGKDPNYEVMFATKRQEGQIEGVKKIIYEVSREARAETHHYVRTLENAVLQGQGLYRVATELKKQGFYPDIVYGHSGWGPTLFIKDIFPRAKFLCYFEWFYNAHGSDADFDPSDPLTADDEARIRVKNAPILIDLYSCDRGLSPTQWQRQQFPPELRSKITVLHDGVDTEYFKPNADTKLVIPRINLDLSNASEIVTYLGRGMEPYRGFPQLIETISILQKRRANTHFVIVGQNRVAYGKQLPEGQNYKDLMLQKFPLDLSRVHFTGLLGYDEYLNVIQNSSAHIYLTRPFVLSWSMLETMATGCVLVASDTAPVKELIQDNYNGLLVPFFSPEKIADRVEYALDNPDIMAKIRTKARETIVKNYNLENLLNQHLQWIKTGELKKPSSHKTKKGFSK, encoded by the coding sequence ATGGTACAAGAAAAAACTAGAGTATTATTCATTCATCCTAACTTTCCCGCTCAATTTCGTCATTTAGCAATGAAAATGGGTAAAGATCCCAATTATGAGGTAATGTTTGCTACAAAGCGTCAGGAAGGTCAAATAGAGGGAGTTAAGAAAATAATTTATGAGGTATCCAGAGAGGCAAGAGCGGAAACTCATCATTATGTTAGGACGTTGGAAAATGCTGTATTACAAGGACAAGGATTATATCGTGTCGCTACGGAATTGAAAAAACAAGGCTTTTATCCTGATATTGTATATGGTCATTCGGGATGGGGGCCTACTTTATTTATTAAAGATATTTTCCCTAGAGCAAAGTTTCTCTGTTACTTTGAATGGTTTTATAATGCACATGGTAGTGATGCTGACTTCGATCCTAGTGATCCTCTTACTGCTGATGATGAAGCTAGAATTCGGGTGAAAAATGCCCCTATTTTAATCGATTTGTATAGTTGCGATCGAGGTTTATCTCCCACTCAATGGCAAAGACAACAATTTCCTCCCGAATTGCGATCGAAAATCACGGTTTTACATGATGGAGTCGATACAGAATATTTTAAGCCCAATGCCGATACTAAATTGGTGATACCCAGAATTAATCTTGATTTAAGCAATGCTTCCGAAATAGTAACTTATTTAGGTAGGGGCATGGAACCTTATCGGGGTTTTCCTCAATTAATTGAAACCATCAGCATTTTACAAAAACGTCGTGCTAATACACATTTTGTCATTGTTGGTCAAAATCGAGTTGCCTATGGTAAACAATTACCTGAAGGTCAAAATTATAAAGATTTAATGTTACAAAAATTTCCCCTTGATTTAAGTCGAGTGCATTTTACGGGGTTACTCGGTTATGACGAATACCTCAACGTTATCCAAAATTCTTCTGCCCATATTTATTTAACTCGTCCCTTTGTTTTATCATGGTCAATGTTAGAAACCATGGCTACAGGTTGCGTTTTGGTGGCTTCGGATACTGCTCCAGTCAAAGAGTTAATCCAAGATAATTATAATGGCTTATTAGTACCATTTTTCTCTCCAGAAAAGATAGCCGATCGAGTAGAATATGCTTTAGATAATCCAGATATTATGGCAAAAATTAGGACGAAAGCAAGGGAAACGATCGTTAAAAACTATAATTTAGAGAATTTATTAAACCAACATTTACAGTGGATAAAAACAGGAGAATTAAAAAAACCATCTTCTCATAAAACTAAAAAAGGATTTAGTAAGTAG
- the cobT gene encoding nicotinate mononucleotide-dependent phosphoribosyltransferase CobT produces the protein MNNFRNDDIKIYTEIEKGKQWLSRYTGCLPIFTCTLGFTATALLEGISTAGKTPESRRYTALADAELLVNGVTLNPVFPLPSLAVGVSPTFISRSVIEWFNLPIYVFNSGLLQQPSVTTIDLQGKPANCVSTGKALPLSTVKHLYQKGLYWGKLLGEKAQAQRHTSHPSYIILSECVVGGTTTALAVLTALGISAQGKINSSHPICNHQQKWDVVQKGLKNANFSTNPDPFEIISAIGDPMQIVVASIALSASQQTGVMLAGGTQMLAVFALIQALKTRYYQDANLDNIIVGTTRWVAEDSTGDTVGLSKIISNVSLCATKLNFSNSCYPSLQAFEQGFVKEGVGAGGCAIASHLLGINKQELLGMIETIVSSGLMTTNS, from the coding sequence ATGAATAATTTTAGAAATGATGATATTAAAATCTACACAGAAATTGAAAAAGGAAAGCAATGGTTAAGTAGATATACTGGTTGTCTTCCTATTTTTACTTGTACTTTAGGATTTACGGCGACTGCTTTATTAGAGGGAATTTCTACCGCAGGAAAAACTCCTGAGTCTCGTCGTTATACTGCTTTAGCGGATGCGGAATTATTAGTTAACGGAGTCACTCTTAATCCCGTATTTCCCTTGCCTTCTCTAGCTGTGGGAGTTTCTCCGACTTTTATTAGTCGATCGGTAATAGAATGGTTTAATCTGCCTATTTATGTTTTTAATAGTGGTTTATTACAACAACCCTCTGTTACTACTATTGATTTACAAGGAAAACCTGCTAATTGCGTTTCTACAGGAAAAGCGTTACCTTTATCTACCGTCAAGCATCTTTATCAAAAAGGGTTATATTGGGGAAAATTGTTAGGTGAAAAAGCCCAAGCACAAAGGCACACTTCTCACCCGAGTTATATTATTTTAAGTGAATGTGTGGTAGGAGGTACAACTACTGCCTTGGCGGTATTAACTGCTTTAGGTATTTCTGCGCAAGGAAAGATTAATAGTAGTCATCCAATATGCAACCATCAACAAAAATGGGATGTGGTACAAAAAGGATTAAAAAACGCCAATTTTTCTACTAACCCAGATCCCTTCGAGATTATATCAGCTATCGGAGATCCGATGCAAATAGTCGTGGCCTCGATCGCACTTTCCGCCAGTCAACAAACCGGAGTTATGTTAGCAGGGGGTACGCAAATGTTAGCCGTTTTTGCCCTGATTCAAGCCTTAAAAACAAGATACTATCAAGATGCCAATTTAGATAATATCATCGTCGGTACAACCCGTTGGGTAGCAGAAGATTCTACTGGAGATACCGTTGGTTTGAGTAAAATCATTAGTAATGTATCTTTATGTGCTACTAAATTGAATTTTAGTAACTCTTGTTATCCTAGTTTACAGGCATTTGAACAGGGATTTGTTAAGGAGGGAGTTGGCGCTGGTGGCTGTGCGATCGCATCCCATCTACTGGGTATCAATAAACAAGAATTATTGGGCATGATAGAAACCATTGTTTCTAGTGGGCTCATGACTACGAATAGCTAA